A genomic window from Candidatus Aminicenantes bacterium includes:
- a CDS encoding tetratricopeptide repeat protein: MRQLKQMAVCRWISMILVVMMAVPAGTLAAAQPDLMEQRFEQARRAWKNGEWENARTALLEIMASWDPEQTRESFQGNVHLLMGAIAEKTDRNEESIQHFCLARTFLGDRIPLDELKQENFFNYNAACDPVQTVAISFRHALVLFLAEDYDQALETLKPRALEMQSTGADRKLQGRVSLLMGAVHEKLKNKNQSIQWFCRAKELLGPGHSVSWLELSKYRFYKKHCKGGVLAVAGNRKKRGGRFLGTLLGLAALGGIVWYLFINKNSPLKGDDKEEEKGEYTSITFRLEVTYKGLNSKGRRKLLLDGDVQHNELFSFAGDPNENSTCSDAITDKTIAVTKTITTNSVNIQQDYLNWDYVKYRTPGTNYKLLCSEWVITIQSYTWESGKADPGSPGVSGTDTLALDTESDCTRISQRVHNCSSTGTLTFNRPGSSSSSDTFYSSQTKVHSSSE; encoded by the coding sequence ATGAGGCAACTCAAGCAGATGGCTGTCTGCCGCTGGATCTCAATGATCCTGGTGGTGATGATGGCTGTTCCGGCGGGGACCCTTGCCGCCGCACAGCCCGACCTGATGGAGCAGCGTTTTGAACAGGCACGCCGGGCCTGGAAAAACGGGGAGTGGGAAAACGCCCGCACGGCATTACTTGAAATCATGGCTTCATGGGACCCGGAACAGACGCGGGAATCGTTTCAGGGCAATGTCCACCTGCTCATGGGCGCGATTGCGGAAAAAACGGACCGCAACGAGGAGTCAATCCAACACTTCTGCCTGGCACGCACATTTCTGGGCGACCGCATTCCCCTGGATGAACTCAAGCAGGAAAACTTCTTTAACTACAATGCCGCCTGCGACCCGGTTCAAACTGTGGCCATCTCTTTCCGCCACGCCCTGGTGCTGTTCCTGGCGGAAGATTACGATCAGGCTCTGGAGACACTCAAACCCCGGGCGCTGGAGATGCAATCCACCGGAGCAGACAGGAAATTGCAGGGCCGGGTCAGCCTGTTGATGGGCGCCGTGCATGAAAAACTGAAAAACAAAAATCAATCCATCCAGTGGTTCTGTCGCGCCAAAGAGTTGCTGGGTCCGGGCCATTCAGTTTCATGGCTGGAGTTATCCAAGTACCGCTTCTACAAAAAACACTGCAAAGGGGGCGTGCTGGCTGTCGCCGGAAACAGGAAAAAGCGCGGCGGAAGGTTTCTGGGAACCCTGCTTGGACTTGCCGCTCTGGGAGGAATTGTCTGGTACCTTTTCATCAACAAAAACTCTCCACTCAAAGGCGATGACAAAGAAGAAGAGAAAGGAGAATACACCTCAATTACTTTCCGGTTGGAGGTCACCTACAAGGGACTGAACTCAAAGGGACGCCGCAAACTGCTGCTTGATGGTGACGTTCAACACAACGAATTGTTCTCTTTCGCCGGCGATCCGAATGAAAACTCGACATGCAGCGACGCCATAACAGACAAAACCATTGCGGTGACAAAAACTATTACCACCAACTCCGTCAACATCCAACAGGATTACCTCAACTGGGATTACGTGAAGTACCGTACCCCCGGAACCAACTACAAGCTGCTCTGCAGCGAATGGGTGATCACCATCCAGTCCTACACATGGGAATCCGGAAAGGCGGATCCCGGATCACCAGGTGTATCCGGTACGGATACCCTTGCCCTGGACACGGAAAGCGATTGCACCCGCATCAGTCAACGTGTCCACAACTGCAGCAGCACGGGTACCCTGACTTTCAACCGCCCCGGTTCAAGCAGCAGCTCGGACACTTTCTATTCCAGCCAGACCAAGGTCCACAGCTCTTCTGAATAA